In Achromobacter spanius, the following proteins share a genomic window:
- the ssb gene encoding single-stranded DNA-binding protein encodes MASVNKVILVGNLGRDPEVRYSPEGAAICNMSIATTSTWKDKASGERREETEWHRVVMYNRLAEIAGEYLKKGRSVYIEGRLKTRKWQDKDTGADRYSTEVVADQMQMLGGREDGGGGGASYGGGGGYDDAPSRPQQQRAAPAQRPAPQQRPAPASAPASSGANLADMDDDIPF; translated from the coding sequence ATGGCATCGGTTAACAAAGTCATTCTCGTGGGCAACCTGGGTCGCGACCCGGAAGTCCGCTACAGCCCGGAAGGGGCTGCAATCTGCAACATGTCCATCGCCACCACCTCCACCTGGAAGGACAAGGCATCGGGCGAGCGCCGCGAAGAAACCGAATGGCACCGCGTCGTCATGTACAACCGCCTGGCTGAAATCGCCGGCGAATACCTGAAGAAGGGCCGTTCGGTCTACATCGAAGGCCGTCTGAAGACGCGCAAGTGGCAAGACAAGGACACCGGCGCTGACCGTTACAGCACCGAAGTGGTGGCTGACCAGATGCAAATGCTGGGCGGCCGTGAAGACGGCGGCGGCGGCGGCGCCAGCTACGGTGGTGGTGGCGGCTACGACGACGCCCCGTCGCGCCCGCAACAACAACGCGCCGCCCCGGCGCAACGCCCGGCCCCGCAACAGCGCCCGGCGCCTGCTTCGGCCCCGGCCAGCAGCGGTGCGAACCTGGCGGATATGGACGACGATATTCCGTTCTGA
- a CDS encoding GLUG motif-containing protein → MNNRSQIIKNKKQRRARRSLPTAYPILACMSSSMILLAGSAYAQNLPMGGNITSGKGSISEPNRLSKKIEQASDKLSIDWTSFNIASGSRVDFHQPDANAIALNRVVGINGSKIMGQLNANGRVFLINPNGVLFGKTAKVNVGGLVASTLKLSNEDFNEGRFRFVGDGRPTLASVVNEGVLVAAEGGTIALLGGQVENKGVIRAKQGAIALAAGERITLGVSEDGLLNVEIDQAGLNALVSNQNALTAQGGQVTLKARAANAVAHAVVNNQGLIEAQTLNGRSGKIVLDGGEQGTVLAAGTLNASAFSGNAGDITVQGQRVDLRGNLLATAGGQGDGGNVLVQGRQVQMEGSAQVDTRAATGNVGWLTLEADQISVTTQEVPLVSGISGEHLNQQLAKNNIALKSTQGDLRVLEEISWDADTTLSLDAKKSVRLNANVEVSGDKAGFVMNHGADADYILGKDVAVTLPGAQASLRINGQDYQLIRNVHELQAIENNLNGYYALANRIDASETADWNGGRGFVPIGGYYRTPQEKFQGELTGLGHTIDHLTIKMDSSNTVKQVGVFSNSYGVLRNIGLVNQNISVARPNQQNIIGGLVAVNAGVVKYAHSSGQTSTTRFSHIIGGLVGYNLGEILQSHSRSVLRGGPSDAFELAYVGGLVGLNSGRIAHSYATGDIHGKLSASGGLVGRNRGTGSIEYTYATGNIASTIFAGGLVGENGGQISNSHARGSTDGEYYSGGLVGSNNETGIIMDSRASGDATNRSHFGRAGGLAGQNFGLINRSHASGSANGSRDNLVGGLVGSNERSGTIRDSSASGTVTAGFENRRDRVGTVGGLVGSNAGLIANSYASGNVIGLHDQNAVGGLVGLNSGLIEQSYSSGAVIGKGIQGSLVGWNVHPDSDGTLSEIRQSLGSGTVNGEDGPQVGLDEGTFEW, encoded by the coding sequence ATGAATAATCGCAGCCAGATAATTAAAAATAAAAAACAACGACGGGCGCGTCGTTCTTTGCCAACCGCCTATCCGATTTTGGCGTGCATGTCATCGTCCATGATTTTGCTTGCCGGTTCTGCCTACGCGCAGAATCTACCCATGGGCGGCAATATCACCAGCGGGAAAGGCAGTATTTCTGAACCCAATCGCCTGTCGAAGAAAATCGAGCAGGCGAGCGACAAGCTGTCCATCGACTGGACCAGTTTCAATATTGCCTCGGGCAGCCGAGTGGATTTTCATCAGCCCGACGCCAACGCCATAGCCTTGAACCGCGTCGTCGGCATCAATGGCAGCAAGATCATGGGGCAACTCAACGCCAATGGCCGTGTGTTCCTGATCAACCCCAACGGGGTGTTGTTCGGCAAGACCGCGAAGGTCAACGTAGGCGGCTTGGTGGCGTCGACGTTGAAGCTGAGCAATGAAGATTTCAACGAGGGTCGATTCCGCTTTGTGGGCGACGGCCGCCCGACGTTGGCAAGTGTGGTCAACGAAGGTGTGTTGGTTGCGGCAGAGGGCGGAACGATCGCGTTGCTGGGTGGGCAGGTTGAAAACAAGGGTGTCATCCGCGCGAAGCAGGGCGCCATCGCGCTGGCGGCGGGCGAGCGTATTACGCTCGGCGTTTCCGAGGATGGGCTGCTGAACGTAGAGATTGATCAGGCGGGGTTGAATGCCTTGGTCAGCAACCAGAATGCGCTGACGGCGCAGGGTGGTCAGGTGACGCTCAAAGCTCGCGCTGCCAATGCCGTGGCGCACGCGGTCGTGAATAACCAGGGTTTGATCGAAGCGCAAACGCTGAATGGCCGCTCGGGCAAGATCGTTCTGGACGGTGGTGAGCAAGGCACGGTATTGGCGGCAGGCACATTGAACGCCAGCGCGTTCAGTGGCAACGCCGGTGATATTACGGTGCAAGGCCAGCGCGTGGACCTGCGTGGGAATCTACTCGCGACAGCCGGCGGACAGGGCGATGGCGGTAACGTTCTGGTCCAGGGCAGGCAAGTGCAGATGGAAGGTAGCGCCCAGGTCGATACACGCGCGGCGACGGGCAACGTTGGCTGGCTGACGCTTGAAGCGGATCAAATCAGCGTGACGACGCAGGAAGTGCCGCTGGTCAGCGGTATCAGTGGCGAGCATCTGAATCAGCAATTGGCCAAAAACAATATTGCGCTGAAATCCACGCAGGGCGACCTTCGCGTTCTGGAAGAAATTAGCTGGGACGCCGATACGACGTTGAGCCTGGATGCCAAGAAATCCGTGCGGCTGAATGCGAATGTCGAGGTAAGCGGGGATAAGGCGGGCTTCGTGATGAACCATGGCGCGGATGCGGACTATATCTTGGGCAAGGACGTCGCGGTGACGTTGCCTGGAGCCCAAGCAAGCTTGCGCATCAACGGGCAGGATTATCAGCTCATTCGCAATGTTCACGAGCTTCAGGCTATCGAGAATAATCTGAACGGCTATTACGCCTTGGCCAATCGGATCGACGCGAGTGAGACCGCGGATTGGAATGGGGGCAGGGGATTTGTGCCGATTGGTGGATACTACCGAACACCCCAAGAAAAATTCCAGGGAGAGCTTACCGGCCTGGGACATACAATCGACCATCTGACGATTAAAATGGATTCTTCGAATACTGTTAAACAGGTGGGAGTTTTCAGTAATTCCTATGGTGTGCTTAGAAATATTGGTCTGGTCAATCAGAATATTTCTGTAGCACGCCCAAATCAGCAAAATATTATAGGCGGCTTGGTCGCGGTCAACGCTGGCGTGGTGAAGTATGCCCACTCTTCGGGTCAAACTTCGACGACCAGATTCAGCCACATAATCGGTGGACTCGTTGGATATAACCTAGGCGAAATTCTCCAGTCACATTCTCGCAGTGTGCTTCGAGGTGGCCCTTCCGATGCTTTCGAACTTGCGTACGTCGGTGGTTTGGTTGGCCTCAACAGCGGACGCATTGCGCATTCCTATGCGACGGGAGACATTCACGGAAAACTGTCGGCGAGCGGAGGTCTGGTGGGTAGAAATCGCGGAACCGGGAGTATCGAGTATACGTACGCAACCGGCAATATCGCTTCAACCATTTTTGCGGGAGGGTTGGTGGGCGAGAACGGCGGCCAGATTAGCAACAGCCATGCTCGCGGAAGCACTGATGGCGAGTACTATTCTGGCGGGCTGGTGGGAAGCAACAACGAAACCGGGATCATTATGGACTCTCGGGCATCAGGAGACGCGACAAACCGATCCCATTTCGGGAGAGCGGGCGGCTTGGCGGGCCAGAACTTTGGGCTGATTAACCGCAGCCATGCCTCGGGCAGTGCAAATGGTAGCAGGGATAATTTGGTAGGCGGCTTGGTTGGGTCTAACGAGCGTAGTGGGACAATCCGCGACTCTTCCGCAAGCGGTACGGTGACTGCCGGGTTCGAAAATCGAAGGGATCGGGTCGGGACGGTTGGAGGGCTGGTGGGTAGCAACGCCGGTCTGATCGCCAACTCGTACGCCAGTGGCAATGTTATAGGCCTTCACGATCAGAACGCAGTGGGGGGACTCGTCGGTCTTAATAGCGGCCTCATTGAGCAGTCTTATTCCAGCGGAGCCGTCATAGGCAAGGGTATTCAGGGCAGTCTGGTTGGATGGAACGTCCATCCGGATTCAGATGGGACCCTCAGTGAAATCCGCCAATCCCTGGGCTCCGGCACCGTCAACGGCGAGGATGGCCCTCAGGTCGGGCTCGACGAAGGCACCTTCGAATGGTGA
- a CDS encoding GLUG motif-containing protein: protein MNNRRRTPENKIQRRARRALRTAYPLLACMSSSVILFAGSAYAQNLPMGGKITSGQGSISEPNRLSKKIQQTSDKLSIDWTSFNIASGSRVDFHQPDANSIALNRVVGINGSKIMGQLNANGRVFLINPNGVLFGKTAKVNVGGLVASTLKLSNDDFNEGRFRFVGDGRPTLASVVNEGVLIAAEGGTIALLGGQVENKGVIRAKQGAIALAAGERITLGVSEDGLLNVEIDQAGLNALVSNHNALTAQGGQVTLKARAANAVAHAVVNNQGLIEAQTLNGRSGTIVLDGGEQGTVLAAGTLNASAFSGNAGDITVQGQRVDLRGNLLATAGGQGDGGNVLVQGRQVQMEGSAQVDTRAATGNVGWLTLEADQISVTTQEVPLVSGISGEHLNQQLAKNNIALKSTQGDLRVLEEISWDADTTLSLDAKKSVRLNANVEVSGDKAGFVMNHGADADYILGKNVTVTLPGAQASLRINGQDYQLIRNVHELQAVENNLDGYYALANRIDASETANWNGGRGFVPIGGGLWNHKDRFKGTLTGLGHSVDNLTIKVDSSNTVKQVGMFSKSHGVLRNIGVVNQKISLDRPDALNYLGGLVAVNYGVVKYAHSSGQVTTTQLMDTLGGLVGYNEGEVLYSNSRSVVRGVPADSGQLGNAGSLVGYNSGHIAHSYATGDVYGGLSAAGGLVGVNDQKGNIEYSYATGNINSFSIAGGLVGDNYGKISNSHAHGSTFGPTGSGGLVGINNGQISNSHAHGNSGGDQNVGGLVGSNRHTGIIADSRASGNATLRFVFGHAGGIAGDNYGLIHRSHASGNANGSSDNAVGGVAGYNARSGIIRESSASGTATAGSHNPRHPIGTVGGLVGSNYGLIANSYASGAVIGRHDQDAVGGLVGLNRGLIEQSYSSGAVTGKGIKGSLVGWNVHPDSYGTLSEIRQSLGSGTVNGEDGPQVGIDQGTFEW from the coding sequence GTGAATAATCGCCGCCGTACTCCAGAAAATAAAATACAACGACGCGCGCGTCGCGCCTTGCGAACCGCATATCCGCTTCTGGCATGCATGTCGTCGTCCGTAATATTGTTTGCTGGTTCTGCCTACGCGCAGAATCTACCCATGGGCGGCAAGATCACCAGCGGACAAGGCAGTATCTCGGAGCCCAATCGCCTATCGAAAAAAATCCAACAGACCAGCGACAAGCTATCCATTGACTGGACCAGTTTCAATATTGCCTCGGGCAGCCGGGTGGATTTTCATCAGCCCGACGCCAATTCCATTGCCTTGAACCGCGTCGTCGGCATCAATGGCAGCAAGATCATGGGGCAACTCAACGCCAATGGCCGTGTGTTCCTGATCAACCCCAACGGGGTGTTGTTCGGCAAGACCGCGAAGGTCAACGTGGGGGGCTTGGTGGCGTCGACGTTGAAGCTGAGCAATGACGATTTCAACGAGGGCCGATTCCGCTTTGTCGGCGACGGCCGCCCGACATTGGCAAGCGTCGTCAACGAAGGCGTGTTGATTGCGGCAGAGGGCGGAACGATCGCGTTGCTGGGTGGGCAGGTTGAAAACAAGGGTGTCATCCGGGCCAAACAGGGCGCCATCGCGCTGGCAGCGGGCGAACGCATCACGCTCGGCGTTTCCGAGGATGGGCTGCTGAACGTAGAGATTGATCAGGCGGGGTTGAATGCCTTGGTCAGCAACCACAACGCGCTGACGGCGCAGGGTGGGCAGGTGACGCTCAAAGCTCGCGCTGCCAATGCCGTGGCGCACGCGGTCGTGAATAACCAGGGTTTGATCGAAGCGCAAACGCTGAATGGCCGCTCGGGCACGATCGTGCTGGACGGTGGTGAGCAAGGCACGGTATTGGCGGCAGGCACATTGAACGCCAGCGCGTTCAGTGGCAACGCCGGTGATATTACGGTGCAAGGCCAGCGCGTGGACCTGCGTGGGAATCTACTCGCGACAGCCGGCGGACAGGGCGATGGCGGTAACGTTCTGGTCCAGGGCAGGCAAGTGCAGATGGAAGGTAGCGCCCAGGTCGATACACGCGCGGCGACGGGCAACGTTGGCTGGCTGACGCTTGAAGCGGATCAAATCAGCGTGACGACGCAGGAAGTGCCGCTGGTCAGCGGTATCAGTGGCGAGCATCTGAATCAGCAATTGGCCAAAAACAATATCGCGCTGAAATCCACGCAAGGCGACCTTCGCGTTCTGGAAGAAATTAGCTGGGATGCCGATACGACGCTGAGTCTGGATGCGAAGAAATCCGTACGGCTGAATGCAAATGTCGAGGTAAGCGGGGATAAGGCGGGTTTCGTGATGAACCATGGCGCCGACGCCGACTATATTTTGGGTAAGAACGTCACAGTGACGTTGCCCGGGGCGCAAGCAAGCTTGCGCATCAATGGGCAGGATTATCAACTCATCCGCAATGTTCACGAGCTTCAGGCCGTGGAAAACAATCTGGACGGTTATTACGCCTTGGCCAATCGGATCGACGCGAGTGAGACAGCGAATTGGAATGGGGGCCGAGGATTTGTGCCGATTGGTGGAGGTCTCTGGAACCATAAAGACAGATTTAAGGGGACGCTTACCGGCTTGGGACATTCGGTCGACAATTTGACGATCAAAGTTGATTCCTCAAATACTGTTAAACAAGTAGGAATGTTCAGCAAGTCCCATGGGGTGCTTAGGAATATTGGTGTAGTCAATCAGAAAATTTCTTTAGATCGCCCTGATGCGCTTAATTATCTTGGCGGCCTGGTAGCGGTAAACTATGGCGTGGTGAAGTACGCCCATTCCTCTGGCCAAGTCACTACGACTCAATTGATGGACACGCTCGGTGGACTTGTCGGATATAACGAAGGGGAAGTGCTTTACTCAAATTCTCGCAGTGTAGTGCGAGGCGTTCCGGCTGATAGTGGTCAATTGGGAAACGCTGGTAGTTTAGTGGGCTATAACAGCGGGCACATCGCGCACTCCTACGCGACCGGAGACGTCTACGGGGGGCTATCGGCGGCCGGAGGCTTGGTGGGAGTAAATGACCAAAAAGGGAATATTGAATATTCCTACGCAACGGGAAATATTAATTCATTCTCCATTGCAGGGGGGTTGGTGGGCGATAATTATGGCAAAATTAGCAACAGCCATGCTCATGGAAGCACCTTTGGCCCGACTGGTTCTGGGGGGTTGGTGGGAATTAATAATGGTCAAATTAGCAACAGCCATGCTCACGGAAACTCCGGGGGGGATCAGAATGTTGGTGGACTTGTGGGGAGCAATCGACACACCGGAATCATCGCGGATTCTCGGGCATCGGGAAATGCGACACTCCGATTCGTTTTCGGACACGCAGGTGGTATTGCAGGCGATAATTACGGGCTGATCCATCGCAGCCATGCATCGGGCAATGCAAATGGTAGCAGCGATAATGCGGTGGGGGGGGTGGCTGGATATAATGCGCGAAGTGGAATAATCCGCGAATCTTCCGCAAGCGGTACGGCGACTGCTGGGTCGCACAACCCCAGGCATCCGATCGGTACGGTTGGCGGGCTGGTGGGGAGCAACTACGGTCTGATTGCGAATTCTTATGCCAGTGGCGCTGTTATAGGCCGTCATGATCAGGACGCAGTGGGCGGACTGGTCGGTCTCAATCGCGGTCTGATTGAGCAGTCTTATTCAAGCGGAGCCGTTACGGGCAAGGGCATCAAGGGCAGCCTGGTGGGATGGAACGTCCACCCTGATTCCTATGGGACCCTTAGCGAAATCCGCCAGTCCCTCGGTTCCGGCACCGTCAACGGTGAGGACGGCCCTCAGGTCGGTATCGACCAAGGCACCTTCGAATGGTGA
- a CDS encoding GLUG motif-containing protein — MNNRSQIIKNKKQRRARRALRTAYPILACVSSSMMLLAGSAYAQNLPMGGNITSGKGSISEPNRLSKKIQQTSDKLSIDWTSFNIASGSRVDFHQPDANAIALNRVIGTDGSKIMGQLNANGRVFLINPNGVLFGKTAKVSVGGLVASTLKLSNEDFNEGRFRFIGDGRPTLASVVNEGVLVAAEGGTIALLGGQVENKGVIRAKQGAIALAAGERISLGVSEDGLLNVEIDQAGLNALVSNHNALTAQGGQVTLKARASNAVAHAVVNNQGLIEAQTLNGRSGTIVLDGGEQGTVLAAGTLNASAFSGNAGDITVQGQRVDLRGNLLATAGGQGDGGNVLVQGRQVQMEGSAQVDTRAAAGNGGWLTLEADQISVTTQEVPLVSGISGEHLNQQLAKNNIALKSTQGDLRVLEEISWDADTTLSLDAKKSVRLNANVEVSGDKAGFVMNHGADADYILGKDVAVTLPGAQASLRINGQDYQLIRNVHELQAVENNLNGYYALANRIDASETADWNKGGGFVPIGGDGGSVKDRFNGTLTGLGHSVDNLTIKVDSSNTVKQVGLFSNSYGVLRNIGLLNQNISAARVGRPNFVGGLVAANFGTVKYAHSSGQIVTTQIKDSLGGLVGVNEGEVLHSYSRSVVRGVPALGGQLGYVGGLVGKNSGRIAHSHATGDVHGGFSSAGGLVGANIERGNIQNSYATGNTTSSFLAGGLAGINRGQISNGHARGNVSGRNNTGGLVGINGVAGIIVDSRASGDAVSQYFGVGGLVGTNEGMIKRAHASGNVKGNVNAVGGLVGTNLGGMISDSSASGTATAGDHSTNMSGAVGGLVGQNSQYEGRAGTIINSYASGDVIGTRDQDMVGGLVGSNLGVIQASYSSGHVSGKGIKGSLVGWNFHPDSYGSVSEIRQSVGSGTVDGQEGPQVGIDQGTFDW, encoded by the coding sequence ATGAATAATCGCAGCCAGATAATTAAAAATAAAAAACAACGACGAGCGCGTCGTGCGTTGCGAACCGCATATCCAATTTTGGCGTGCGTGTCATCGTCCATGATGTTGCTTGCCGGTTCAGCCTATGCGCAGAACTTGCCCATGGGCGGCAATATCACCAGCGGGAAAGGCAGTATTTCTGAACCCAATCGCCTGTCGAAAAAAATCCAGCAGACGAGCGACAAACTGTCCATAGACTGGACCAGTTTCAATATTGCCTCGGGCAGCCGGGTGGATTTTCATCAGCCTGACGCCAACGCCATTGCCTTGAACCGTGTTATCGGCACTGACGGCAGCAAGATCATGGGGCAACTCAACGCGAATGGCCGTGTGTTTCTGATCAACCCCAACGGGGTGTTGTTCGGCAAGACCGCGAAGGTCAGTGTCGGCGGCTTGGTGGCGTCGACGTTGAAGCTGAGCAATGAAGATTTCAACGAAGGCCGATTCCGCTTTATCGGCGACGGCCGCCCGACGTTGGCAAGTGTGGTCAACGAAGGTGTGTTGGTTGCGGCAGAGGGCGGAACGATCGCGTTGCTGGGTGGGCAGGTTGAAAACAAGGGTGTCATCCGCGCGAAGCAGGGCGCCATCGCGCTGGCGGCGGGCGAGCGTATTTCGCTCGGCGTTTCCGAGGATGGGCTGCTGAACGTAGAGATTGATCAGGCGGGGTTGAATGCCTTGGTCAGCAACCACAACGCGCTGACGGCGCAGGGTGGGCAGGTGACGCTCAAAGCCCGCGCCAGCAATGCCGTGGCACATGCCGTTGTGAACAACCAGGGTTTGATCGAAGCGCAAACGCTGAATGGCCGCTCGGGCACGATCGTGCTGGATGGTGGTGAGCAAGGCACGGTACTGGCCGCAGGCACATTGAACGCCAGCGCGTTCAGTGGCAACGCCGGTGATATTACGGTGCAAGGCCAGCGCGTGGACCTGCGTGGGAATCTACTCGCGACAGCCGGCGGACAGGGCGATGGCGGCAACGTTCTGGTTCAGGGACGGCAAGTGCAGATGGAAGGCAGCGCACAGGTCGATACGCGCGCGGCGGCGGGCAATGGCGGTTGGTTGACGCTTGAAGCGGATCAAATCAGCGTGACAACGCAGGAAGTGCCGCTGGTCAGCGGTATCAGTGGCGAGCATCTGAATCAGCAATTGGCCAAAAACAATATTGCGCTGAAATCCACGCAGGGCGACCTTCGCGTTCTGGAAGAAATTAGCTGGGATGCCGATACAACGCTGAGCCTGGATGCCAAGAAATCCGTGCGGCTGAATGCGAATGTCGAGGTAAGCGGGGATAAGGCGGGCTTCGTGATGAACCATGGCGCGGATGCGGACTATATCTTGGGCAAGGACGTCGCGGTGACGTTGCCTGGAGCCCAAGCAAGCTTGCGCATCAACGGGCAGGATTATCAGCTCATTCGCAATGTGCATGAGCTGCAAGCCGTAGAGAATAATCTGAACGGCTATTACGCCTTGGCCAATCGGATCGACGCAAGTGAGACGGCCGATTGGAATAAGGGCGGGGGATTCGTGCCGATTGGCGGAGATGGCGGGAGCGTCAAGGACAGATTTAACGGAACGCTGACCGGCTTGGGGCATTCAGTCGACAATTTGACGATCAAGGTTGATTCCTCAAATACTGTTAAGCAAGTCGGATTGTTCAGTAATTCCTACGGTGTACTCAGAAATATCGGCTTGCTCAATCAGAATATTTCCGCAGCCCGCGTTGGCCGTCCTAACTTTGTGGGCGGATTGGTCGCGGCCAATTTTGGAACGGTGAAGTACGCCCACTCATCCGGCCAAATCGTTACCACGCAGATCAAGGACTCGCTGGGTGGTCTTGTTGGAGTTAACGAGGGAGAGGTGCTCCATTCCTATTCCCGCAGTGTGGTGCGAGGTGTTCCCGCATTGGGCGGCCAATTGGGATACGTAGGCGGTTTGGTGGGCAAAAATAGCGGGCGCATCGCGCATTCCCACGCGACAGGCGACGTTCATGGCGGATTTTCGTCGGCCGGAGGCTTGGTCGGGGCAAATATCGAACGGGGGAACATTCAAAACTCCTACGCAACGGGAAATACGACTTCCAGCTTTCTTGCTGGCGGGTTGGCGGGCATTAATCGCGGCCAGATCAGCAACGGCCATGCCAGGGGTAATGTGTCCGGCCGGAACAATACGGGGGGATTAGTCGGCATCAACGGCGTGGCGGGAATAATTGTGGATTCTCGAGCATCGGGAGATGCTGTCAGCCAATATTTCGGCGTCGGCGGTTTGGTGGGGACTAACGAAGGAATGATCAAGCGTGCCCATGCATCGGGGAATGTGAAGGGAAATGTCAATGCCGTGGGTGGATTGGTGGGGACCAATCTGGGAGGGATGATCAGCGATTCTTCGGCTAGTGGAACCGCGACTGCCGGTGATCATTCTACGAACATGAGCGGCGCGGTGGGTGGCTTGGTGGGTCAAAACTCGCAATATGAAGGGCGCGCCGGCACGATCATTAATTCGTACGCCAGCGGCGATGTCATAGGAACTCGAGATCAGGACATGGTGGGAGGGCTGGTTGGCTCGAACTTGGGCGTGATCCAAGCTTCTTATTCCAGCGGCCACGTGTCGGGCAAGGGCATCAAGGGCAGCCTGGTGGGATGGAACTTCCATCCTGATTCCTATGGATCCGTCAGCGAAATCCGCCAATCCGTTGGTTCCGGCACCGTCGACGGCCAGGAAGGTCCACAGGTCGGCATAGATCAAGGCACCTTCGATTGGTGA